The following are encoded in a window of Harmonia axyridis chromosome 7, icHarAxyr1.1, whole genome shotgun sequence genomic DNA:
- the LOC123684187 gene encoding histidine-rich glycoprotein-like produces the protein MRWLILSLGVFLLYVAFASGRIIVENEEEEVFDLVPAASHHGHSSHHESGGGSKHHGDHHSEHGEKGDKGYKSDHHHEKGEHGKHGKEHKEGHHAEKGGHHKSHHDEADHYDEHHADGKHHKGGKFGEKKGHKKGQKTTGYHHKSHKDDYHKQHKFYDDYHKSGHHSKHGHHHGHHGSKEGHHKKGGNHKSGYHDDHFGKKGHADKGHYDEDHKGFKGHHGHESHHSHHDDYGKKGASSGGKEYGFSDGHH, from the coding sequence ATGAGGTGGCTCATTCTCAGTTTGGGTGTTTTCTTGCTCTACGTTGCTTTTGCATCGGGTAGGATCATcgtggaaaatgaagaagaggaAGTTTTTGATTTAGTGCCGGCAGCGTCTCATCACGGACATTCTAGTCACCACGAATCAGGCGGTGGTTCCAAGCACCACGGAGATCACCACTCCGAACATGGAGAAAAAGGCGATAAAGGCTACAAAAGCGACCATCACCACGAAAAAGGCGAACACGGCAAGCACGGGAAAGAACACAAAGAAGGCCACCACGCCGAAAAAGGTGGACACCACAAGAGCCACCACGACGAGGCTGACCACTACGATGAACACCACGCTGATGGAAAACACCACAAAGGCGGGAAATTCGGCGAGAAGAAAGGACACAAGAAAGGACAGAAGACCACTGGTTATCATCACAAATCACACAAAGACGACTACCACAAGCAACACAAATTCTACGATGACTATCACAAATCTGGACATCACTCCAAACATGGACACCATCACGGACACCACGGAAGCAAAGAGGGACACCACAAGAAGGGAGGAAACCACAAATCTGGATACCATGACGACCACTTCGGAAAGAAGGGACACGCTGATAAAGGACATTACGATGAGGACCACAAAGGGTTCAAGGGTCACCATGGGCATGAAAGTCATCACTCCCACCATGATGATTATGGAAAGAAAGGTGCAAGCTCTGGTGGTAAAGAGTATGGTTTCAGCGATGGACACCACTGA